From Alosa sapidissima isolate fAloSap1 chromosome 7, fAloSap1.pri, whole genome shotgun sequence, the proteins below share one genomic window:
- the wnt5a gene encoding protein Wnt-5a, whose translation MFRRHGVACSALTGSMDARHGVVAITFLAFFMQVVVEASSWWSLAMNPLLIPEAYIIGAQPLCSQLAGLSKGQKKLCQLYQDHMQYIGEGAKTGIRECQFQFRHRRWNCSTVDNSSVFGRVMQIGSRETAFTYAISAAGVVNAVSRACREGELSSCGCSRAARPKDLPRDWLWGGCGDNLMYGYRFSKEFVDAREREKTYSKGSIESARLMMNLHNNEAGRRAVSDLAHVSCKCHGVSGSCSLKTCWLQLADFRKVGDLLKEKYDSAASMKLNARGKLVQVHNKFNPPTGQDLVYIDPSPDYCVVNKTTGSLGTQGRLCNKTSEGMDGCALMCCGRGYDQFKATLVERCHCKFHWCCYVKCKRCSRTVDQFVCK comes from the exons ATGTTCCGGCGGCACGGAGTGGCGTGCTCGGCGCTGACGGGCTCCATGGACGCGAGGCATGGCGTGGTGGCCATCACCTTCCTGGCCTTCTTCAtgcaggtggtggtggaggcgaGCTCCTGGtg GTCCCTGGCCATGAATCCGTTGCTGATCCCCGAGGCTTACATCATTGGTGCGCAGCCTCTCTGCAGTCAGCTGGCCGGCCTGTCCAAGGGCCAGAAGAAGCTGTGCCAGCTCTACCAGGACCACATGCAGTACATCGGCGAGGGCGCCAAGACGGGCATCCGCGAGTGCCAGTTCCAGTTCCGCCACCGCCGCTGGAATTGCAGCACTGTGGACAACTCGTCCGTCTTCGGCCGCGTCATGCAGATAG GTAGCCGGGAGACGGCGTTCACGTATGCCATCAGCGCGGCGGGCGTGGTCAACGCCGTGAGCCGCGCCTGCAGGGAGGGGGAGCTGTCCAGCTGCGGTTGCAGCCGCGCCGCCCGGCCCAAGGACCTGCCACGCGACTGGCTGTGGGGTGGCTGCGGCGACAACCTCATGTACGGCTACCGCTTCTCTAAGGAGTTTGTGGATGCGCGCGAGCGCGAGAAGACCTACTCCAAGGGCTCCATAGAGAGTGCCCGGCTCATGATGAACCTCCACAATAATGAGGCTGGACGACGG GCGGTGTCGGACCTGGCGCACGTCTCGTGTAAGTGCCATGGCGTGTCGGGCTCTTGCAGCCTGAAGACCTGCTGGCTCCAGCTGGCCGACTTCCGCAAGGTGGGCGACCTGCTGAAGGAGAAGTACGACAGCGCCGCCTCCATGAAGTTGAACGCGCGGGGCAAGCTCGTCCAGGTGCACAACAAGTTCAACCCGCCCACTGGCCAGGACCTGGTCTACATCGATCCCAGCCCAGACTACTGCGTGGTCAACAAGACCACCGGCTCCCTGGGCACGCAGGGCCGCCTGTGCAACAAGACGTCCGAGGGCATGGACGGCTGCGCGCTCATGTGCTGCGGCCGCGGCTACGACCAGTTCAAGGCCACGCTGGTGGAGCGCTGCCACTGCAAGTTCCACTGGTGCTGCTACGTCAAGTGCAAGCGCTGCTCCCGAACCGTGGACCAGTTCGTCtgcaaataa